From one Nonomuraea polychroma genomic stretch:
- the rplU gene encoding 50S ribosomal protein L21, which translates to MYAIVRCGGRQQKVSVGDVLEVDKVAGEVGSSVSLPTVLVVNDGDVTTEAGKFTVSAEIIGETKGPKIRILKYKNKTGYKKRQGHRQRYTQVKITGIDQA; encoded by the coding sequence GTGTACGCGATCGTTCGTTGCGGCGGCAGGCAGCAGAAGGTCTCCGTCGGTGACGTCCTCGAGGTGGACAAGGTCGCCGGCGAGGTCGGCTCTTCGGTTTCGCTGCCGACGGTGCTCGTCGTCAACGATGGCGACGTGACGACCGAGGCGGGCAAGTTCACGGTCAGCGCCGAGATCATCGGCGAGACCAAGGGCCCCAAGATCCGCATTCTCAAGTACAAGAACAAGACCGGTTACAAGAAGCGCCAGGGTCACCGCCAGCGGTACACCCAGGTGAAGATCACCGGTATCGACCAGGCCTGA
- the rsfS gene encoding ribosome silencing factor, whose translation MTASDRSVQLVRIAAEAAADKLADDILAYDVSEQLVITDAFLLCSATNDRQVRAIVDEIEERLRTEADAKPVRREGEREGRWVLLDYIDIVVHVQHEEDRTFYALERLWKDCPAISLPESVMQANLQRART comes from the coding sequence GTGACCGCATCTGACAGATCCGTCCAGCTCGTGCGCATCGCCGCGGAGGCGGCGGCCGACAAGCTGGCCGATGACATCCTCGCCTACGACGTGAGCGAACAGCTCGTCATCACCGACGCCTTCCTGCTCTGCTCCGCCACCAACGACCGCCAGGTCCGCGCCATCGTCGATGAGATAGAGGAGCGGCTGCGCACCGAGGCCGACGCCAAGCCCGTGCGCCGTGAGGGCGAGCGCGAGGGCCGCTGGGTGCTGCTCGACTACATCGACATCGTCGTGCACGTCCAGCACGAAGAGGACCGCACGTTCTACGCGCTCGAGCGCCTGTGGAAGGACTGCCCGGCCATCTCGCTGCCGGAGAGCGTCATGCAGGCCAACCTCCAGCGGGCGCGCACTTGA
- a CDS encoding serine/threonine protein kinase, with translation MSKLGKVGPYTLVERLGRGGMGEVYLATTRRGERVALKVLHDLVEDETSRIRLEREVRALRRVESPYVAKVLDADLDGARPYLVMDHIEGATLLERVRQSGPLDVSDLVDLAQGIATALAIIHAAGVVHRDLKPGNIIMGSGGPVLIDFGIAQVLDATRLTMTGTFLGTPGYTAPEIFADEHVDSPADVHAWAATVAFAATGRPTFGRGTAEAQMYAVLNGQADLKGVPVQLLPLVRAALNREPGKRPTAALLADRLSRLAKATSATETEPAAPSDTAEEAGRATPVRSRTAEDTGAKSARGRPNNTGADGKVPAPRRRPAADAGRAGTDGKAATARNRTGTDGAAARGGRTGTDGAAARGRTGSDGAAARGRTGADGTGARARTGGADGVVARSRMDGAVARARTSAEGKVPAPRARGSAEGKNTGPRQRAAAAVRSRARPQSKRTTESHTTLPAGNGALLLLAVLAVPCVVTSVIWPIASIAITTVFVVLTRTLWMSHWLIRNRSSPRTRVALRVLLFPLALTGAAGTAVVWPGVPVAVASGGALWVTGGGEISGDWWQQPAPVTVAGVVFGMLCGGITGREIERIGGRLPDLRREGLRALAVLGGFVALCAAAVRAIALLL, from the coding sequence GTGAGCAAGCTCGGCAAGGTCGGGCCGTACACCCTGGTCGAGCGGCTCGGCCGGGGCGGGATGGGCGAGGTCTACCTCGCGACCACCCGCCGGGGCGAGCGCGTCGCGCTCAAGGTTCTGCACGACCTGGTAGAGGACGAGACCTCGCGTATCAGGCTCGAGCGCGAGGTCCGAGCGCTGCGCAGGGTCGAGAGCCCGTACGTGGCCAAGGTGCTGGACGCCGACCTGGACGGTGCGCGGCCGTACCTGGTCATGGATCACATCGAGGGTGCCACGCTGCTGGAGCGGGTACGCCAGAGCGGCCCTCTCGACGTCTCTGACCTGGTCGACCTGGCACAGGGCATCGCGACGGCGCTGGCGATCATCCATGCGGCCGGAGTCGTGCACCGCGACCTCAAGCCGGGCAACATCATCATGGGCTCCGGCGGGCCCGTGCTCATCGACTTCGGGATCGCGCAGGTGCTCGACGCGACCCGGCTGACCATGACGGGCACGTTCCTCGGCACTCCCGGCTACACCGCTCCGGAGATCTTCGCCGATGAGCACGTCGACTCGCCGGCCGACGTGCACGCGTGGGCCGCCACGGTGGCGTTCGCGGCCACCGGGCGGCCGACGTTCGGGCGGGGCACGGCCGAGGCCCAGATGTACGCGGTGCTGAACGGGCAGGCCGACCTGAAGGGCGTGCCCGTGCAGTTGTTGCCGCTGGTGCGGGCCGCGCTCAACCGGGAGCCGGGCAAGAGGCCGACGGCGGCGTTGCTGGCCGACCGGTTGTCGCGGCTGGCCAAGGCCACCAGCGCCACGGAGACCGAGCCGGCCGCGCCCTCCGACACGGCCGAGGAAGCAGGCCGGGCGACACCCGTGCGCAGCCGTACCGCTGAGGACACCGGCGCCAAGTCCGCCCGTGGCCGGCCCAACAACACAGGCGCGGACGGGAAGGTGCCCGCGCCACGGCGGCGTCCGGCCGCCGACGCCGGTCGTGCCGGTACGGACGGCAAGGCGGCCACGGCACGCAACCGGACGGGGACTGACGGAGCCGCGGCGCGCGGCGGGCGCACGGGCACTGACGGAGCCGCGGCACGCGGCCGTACAGGGTCTGACGGAGCCGCGGCACGCGGTCGCACGGGGGCCGACGGGACCGGGGCACGCGCCAGGACGGGTGGCGCGGACGGGGTCGTGGCGCGCAGCCGGATGGACGGAGCCGTGGCGCGGGCCAGGACGAGCGCGGAAGGCAAAGTCCCCGCGCCCCGCGCCCGGGGAAGCGCGGAGGGGAAGAACACGGGGCCGCGCCAGCGTGCTGCGGCGGCCGTCCGGAGCAGGGCCAGGCCGCAGAGCAAGCGCACGACGGAGTCGCACACCACGCTGCCCGCGGGCAACGGCGCCCTGCTGCTCCTCGCGGTGCTGGCCGTGCCGTGCGTGGTGACCTCGGTGATCTGGCCGATCGCCTCCATCGCGATCACGACCGTATTCGTGGTGCTGACCAGGACGTTGTGGATGAGCCACTGGCTGATCAGGAACCGCAGCTCGCCGCGTACGCGGGTGGCGCTGCGTGTGCTGCTCTTCCCGCTGGCGCTGACCGGGGCGGCGGGGACCGCCGTGGTGTGGCCGGGCGTGCCCGTCGCGGTGGCGTCGGGCGGGGCGCTCTGGGTGACCGGCGGCGGTGAGATCTCCGGCGACTGGTGGCAGCAGCCCGCGCCCGTGACGGTGGCGGGCGTGGTGTTCGGGATGCTGTGCGGCGGCATCACCGGGCGCGAGATCGAGCGGATCGGCGGCCGGCTGCCGGATCTGCGCAGGGAGGGTTTGCGGGCGCTGGCCGTGCTCGGCGGGTTCGTCGCCCTGTGCGCGGCCGCCGTACGCGCGATCGCCCTGCTGCTCTGA
- a CDS encoding SDR family oxidoreductase: MSERTYVVTGAASGIGAATADHLAAAGARVIRCDVRAAEVIADLAVPEGRERLASQVRAVSGGRIDGVVAVAGVGLPSPLTVRLNFFGTLATLEGLRPLLIESDRPRAVAVSSLSAIVAADERIVKACLALDEEAAAAAAAAAVEAGRGRIVYPSSKLALNQWLRSAAVASDWAGAGIPLNAVAPGVVDTETARRTFLADPATSDLVAATMPQPLGFPGPVSAIASLLAWTVSAGNSFMTGQILYADGGAEATLNS, translated from the coding sequence ATGAGTGAACGAACCTATGTAGTCACCGGCGCCGCCTCGGGCATAGGCGCCGCCACGGCGGACCATCTGGCGGCTGCGGGAGCGAGAGTGATCCGCTGCGACGTGCGCGCCGCCGAGGTGATCGCCGACCTGGCCGTCCCGGAGGGCCGCGAACGGCTCGCCTCTCAGGTCAGGGCCGTGTCGGGCGGAAGGATCGACGGCGTGGTCGCCGTCGCCGGTGTCGGCCTGCCGTCCCCGCTCACCGTGCGGCTCAACTTCTTCGGCACCCTCGCCACCCTGGAAGGCCTGCGCCCGCTCCTGATCGAGTCAGACCGGCCCCGCGCGGTCGCGGTGTCCTCGCTGAGCGCGATCGTGGCCGCGGACGAGCGCATCGTCAAAGCCTGCCTCGCCCTGGACGAGGAGGCCGCCGCTGCCGCCGCCGCGGCGGCCGTGGAAGCGGGCCGGGGCCGCATCGTCTACCCGTCCAGCAAACTGGCGCTCAACCAGTGGCTCAGAAGCGCCGCCGTCGCCTCTGACTGGGCAGGGGCCGGCATCCCGCTGAACGCGGTGGCGCCGGGCGTGGTGGACACGGAGACCGCCCGCAGGACGTTCCTGGCCGACCCGGCCACGAGCGACCTCGTGGCCGCCACGATGCCGCAGCCCCTCGGTTTCCCTGGTCCGGTCTCGGCCATCGCGTCTTTGCTGGCGTGGACGGTGAGCGCCGGCAACTCCTTCATGACCGGCCAGATCCTGTACGCGGACGGCGGCGCCGAAGCCACCCTCAACTCCTAA
- the rpmA gene encoding 50S ribosomal protein L27 → MAHKKGASSTRNGRDSNAQRLGVKRFGGQLVNAGEIIVRQRGTHFHPGDNVGRGGDDTLFALAAGHVQFGVKRGRRAVSIVPVAE, encoded by the coding sequence ATGGCACACAAGAAGGGCGCGTCGTCCACCCGGAACGGCCGTGACTCCAACGCTCAGCGCCTGGGCGTCAAGCGTTTCGGTGGCCAGCTGGTCAACGCGGGCGAGATCATCGTCCGCCAGCGTGGCACCCACTTCCACCCCGGCGACAACGTGGGCCGTGGTGGCGATGACACGCTGTTCGCGCTGGCCGCCGGTCACGTGCAGTTCGGCGTCAAGCGCGGCCGCAGGGCCGTGAGCATCGTTCCCGTCGCGGAGTAG
- the nadD gene encoding nicotinate-nucleotide adenylyltransferase: protein MMNAPGVQGIRRVGVMGGTFDPIHHGHLVAASEVAHHFELDEVVFVPTGRPYQKSEREVSAAEDRYLMTVIATASNPRFSVSRVDVDRPGPTFTIDTLRDVAEIYGPDVELYFITGADALGAILGWQNADELFELAHFVGCTRPGHTLHDPGLPEGRVTLLEIPALAISSSECRQRVAKGEPIWYLVPDGIVQYINKRGLYHSHG, encoded by the coding sequence ATGATGAATGCGCCTGGTGTGCAAGGGATTAGGCGAGTAGGAGTGATGGGCGGGACGTTCGATCCCATCCATCACGGGCACCTGGTCGCCGCCAGCGAGGTCGCCCACCATTTCGAGCTCGACGAAGTCGTCTTCGTGCCGACCGGACGTCCGTACCAGAAGTCGGAGCGCGAGGTGTCGGCCGCCGAGGACCGCTATCTGATGACGGTGATCGCGACCGCGTCGAATCCGCGGTTCTCCGTGAGCAGGGTGGACGTGGATCGGCCGGGGCCGACCTTCACCATCGACACATTGCGCGATGTTGCCGAAATCTACGGTCCCGACGTGGAGCTCTACTTCATCACCGGCGCCGACGCGCTCGGCGCCATTCTCGGCTGGCAGAACGCCGATGAGTTGTTCGAGCTTGCTCACTTCGTCGGCTGCACGCGCCCAGGCCACACGCTCCACGATCCGGGGCTGCCCGAGGGCAGGGTCACGTTGCTGGAAATTCCCGCCCTCGCCATCTCCTCGTCGGAGTGCCGGCAGCGGGTGGCCAAGGGCGAACCGATTTGGTATCTGGTGCCCGACGGAATCGTCCAGTACATCAACAAACGCGGGCTGTATCACAGCCACGGATGA
- a CDS encoding glutamate-5-semialdehyde dehydrogenase, producing MSTEFLKVAQAAREAAAELAPLPRAPKDRALRAVADALVAHAAEIVEANAKDVEQARAQGTSEAMIDRLRLDEARIDAIAEAVRQVADLPDPVGEVIRGSTLPNGLELRQLRVPLGVIGIIYEGRPNVTVDAAALCLKSGNAVLLRGSSSAYSSNTALVRIMQDALQDTEVPAGAVQLVPGQTRDSVKELMRARGLVDVLIPRGGASLINSVVEESTVPVIETGVGNCHVYVDAEADVDLAVQILVNAKAQRPSVCNAAETFLVHEGIADTFVPKALEALAEAGVTVHGDERIARYGAGVVPVTEDDFYAEYLSLDIAAAVVGSLEEAVAHIRRYGSAHTDAIVTRSQKAARRFVALVDSAAVAVNASTRFTDGGEFGFGAEIGISTQKLHARGPMGLPELTSTKWVYTGEGHMRTSEGTVMPC from the coding sequence ATGAGCACAGAGTTCCTGAAGGTCGCCCAGGCGGCACGAGAGGCCGCCGCCGAGCTGGCCCCGTTGCCGCGGGCGCCGAAGGACCGGGCGCTGCGCGCCGTCGCCGACGCCCTGGTCGCGCACGCGGCCGAGATCGTCGAGGCCAACGCCAAGGACGTCGAGCAGGCGAGGGCCCAGGGCACGTCCGAGGCGATGATCGACCGGTTGCGGCTCGACGAGGCCAGGATCGACGCGATCGCCGAGGCCGTGCGGCAAGTGGCCGACCTGCCCGACCCGGTCGGCGAGGTCATCCGCGGCTCCACCCTGCCCAACGGGCTGGAGCTGCGCCAGCTCAGGGTGCCGCTGGGCGTGATCGGCATCATCTACGAGGGCCGTCCCAACGTCACGGTCGACGCTGCCGCGCTCTGCCTCAAAAGCGGCAACGCCGTGCTGCTCAGGGGCTCCTCCAGCGCCTACTCCTCCAACACGGCACTGGTCAGGATCATGCAGGACGCGCTGCAGGACACCGAGGTGCCCGCCGGGGCCGTTCAGCTGGTGCCCGGGCAGACCCGAGACTCCGTCAAGGAGCTGATGCGGGCTCGCGGCCTGGTCGACGTGCTGATCCCGCGCGGGGGCGCGTCGCTGATCAACTCGGTGGTCGAGGAGTCGACGGTGCCGGTGATCGAGACCGGCGTCGGCAACTGCCACGTCTATGTCGACGCCGAGGCCGACGTGGATCTGGCCGTGCAGATCCTGGTCAACGCCAAGGCGCAGCGGCCGTCGGTGTGCAACGCGGCCGAGACGTTCCTCGTGCACGAGGGCATCGCGGACACGTTCGTGCCCAAGGCGCTTGAGGCGCTCGCCGAGGCAGGCGTGACCGTGCACGGCGACGAGCGGATCGCCCGCTACGGCGCGGGCGTCGTGCCCGTCACCGAGGACGACTTCTACGCGGAATACCTCTCGCTCGACATCGCCGCCGCCGTCGTCGGCTCGCTGGAGGAGGCGGTGGCGCACATCAGGCGCTACGGCTCCGCGCACACCGACGCCATCGTCACCCGGTCGCAGAAGGCCGCCCGCAGGTTCGTGGCGCTCGTGGACTCGGCGGCCGTGGCGGTCAACGCCTCGACCAGGTTCACGGACGGAGGCGAGTTCGGCTTCGGGGCCGAGATCGGCATCTCCACGCAGAAGCTGCACGCGCGCGGGCCGATGGGGCTGCCCGAGCTGACCTCCACCAAGTGGGTCTACACCGGTGAGGGGCATATGCGCACGTCAGAAGGCACGGTGATGCCGTGCTGA
- a CDS encoding M48 family metallopeptidase, translating into MPGMTTTPDRNRVQLPGISSRAYEHPADRSALVALRKLSGFDTVLKQMSGLVSERRLRLMYLASAVRVSETQFRSVYDMGRDAAYILDLHRIPEIYIQQDPRVQAKAIGFDDPFIVVTTGLLNLMNEEEQRFVIGHETAHILSGHAVYRTMLDILTMLAARVAWIPLGYIGLRAIVAGLEEWYRKSELSSDRGGLLVSQDPEAGKRALMKLAGGDYTHEMNIEAFLEQYQEYDTAGDLRDGFLKVLNLLGTTHPFAVVRVAELDKWQRSGEYDRIIGGDYPRREDDPNARVTDEIKAAAESYRASWSQSQDPFIGVLRDVAEGAVNAGERIFNRFSRRDGGQG; encoded by the coding sequence ATGCCGGGCATGACGACCACCCCGGACCGCAACCGCGTCCAACTGCCCGGCATCTCGTCCCGAGCCTACGAACACCCCGCAGACCGGTCCGCGCTGGTCGCTCTGCGTAAGTTGAGTGGGTTCGACACGGTTCTCAAGCAGATGTCCGGCCTCGTAAGCGAACGCCGCCTTCGCCTGATGTACCTGGCGTCGGCCGTGCGCGTGAGCGAAACACAGTTCCGTTCCGTCTACGACATGGGCCGCGACGCCGCCTACATCCTGGACCTGCACCGGATCCCGGAGATCTACATCCAGCAGGACCCGCGAGTCCAGGCCAAGGCCATCGGCTTCGACGACCCGTTCATCGTCGTGACCACCGGTCTCCTCAACCTCATGAACGAGGAGGAGCAGCGCTTCGTCATCGGCCACGAGACCGCGCACATCCTGTCGGGGCACGCGGTCTACCGCACGATGCTCGACATCCTCACCATGCTCGCCGCCCGCGTCGCGTGGATCCCGCTCGGCTACATCGGCCTGCGGGCGATCGTCGCGGGTCTGGAGGAGTGGTACCGCAAGTCGGAGCTGTCCTCCGACCGCGGCGGCCTGCTCGTCAGCCAGGACCCCGAAGCGGGCAAGAGGGCGCTGATGAAGCTCGCCGGCGGCGACTACACCCACGAGATGAACATCGAGGCGTTCCTGGAGCAGTACCAGGAATACGACACCGCGGGCGACCTTCGCGACGGCTTCCTCAAGGTGCTCAACCTGCTCGGCACCACGCACCCGTTCGCCGTGGTGCGCGTGGCCGAGCTGGACAAGTGGCAGCGCAGCGGCGAGTACGACCGGATCATCGGCGGCGACTACCCTCGCAGGGAGGACGACCCCAACGCACGAGTGACCGACGAGATCAAGGCGGCGGCCGAGTCCTACCGCGCGTCCTGGTCGCAGTCGCAGGACCCGTTCATCGGCGTCCTGCGCGACGTGGCCGAGGGCGCCGTCAACGCGGGCGAGCGGATCTTCAACCGCTTCTCGCGCCGCGACGGCGGGCAGGGCTAG
- the obgE gene encoding GTPase ObgE, with amino-acid sequence MPDFVDQVVLHIKAGDGGNGCASIHREKFKPLGGPDGGNGGRGGDVILEVDPNTATLLDYHRRPHRKADNGKQGQGSNRDGANGEDVVLPVPNGTVVKDAATGEVLIDLVGAGTRYVIAQGGHGGLGNAALASTKRKAPGFALLGEPGDELDVMLEMKSVADVALVGFPSAGKSSLIAALSAAKPKIADYPFTTLIPNLGVVTAGDNVFTVADVPGLIPGASEGKGLGHEFLRHVERCDMLVHVIDCATMEPGRDPITDYEVIEAELRAYGKLDDRPRIVVLNKADVPDARELAEMVTPEFEERGLQVFTISAATHDGLRELTFAMGEWVAAARANKPIEEPTRLVIRPKQLGDTGFRVRRVNENLFQVTGEKPERWIRQTDFTNDEAVGYLADRLERLGVEEELAKAGATAGAEVVIGSMEGGYVFDWQPTLNAESIHRGPRGSDNRLG; translated from the coding sequence ATGCCGGACTTCGTGGACCAGGTGGTCCTACACATCAAGGCCGGTGACGGGGGGAACGGGTGTGCCTCCATCCACCGGGAGAAATTCAAGCCGCTCGGCGGCCCCGATGGGGGGAACGGGGGGCGCGGCGGCGACGTGATCCTGGAGGTCGATCCCAACACCGCGACCCTGCTGGACTACCACCGGCGACCCCACCGCAAGGCCGACAACGGCAAGCAGGGGCAGGGCTCGAACCGGGACGGCGCCAACGGGGAGGACGTCGTCCTGCCCGTGCCCAACGGCACTGTCGTCAAGGACGCCGCCACGGGTGAGGTGCTGATCGACCTCGTGGGGGCCGGCACCCGGTACGTGATCGCGCAGGGCGGGCACGGCGGCCTGGGGAACGCGGCCCTGGCCAGCACAAAGCGGAAGGCGCCCGGGTTCGCGCTGCTCGGGGAGCCGGGTGACGAGCTCGACGTCATGCTCGAGATGAAGAGCGTCGCGGACGTGGCGCTGGTGGGGTTCCCGAGCGCGGGCAAGTCGTCGCTGATCGCCGCTCTCAGCGCGGCCAAGCCGAAGATCGCCGACTATCCGTTCACGACCTTGATCCCCAACCTGGGGGTGGTGACGGCGGGGGACAACGTGTTCACCGTGGCGGACGTGCCGGGGCTGATTCCCGGGGCGTCGGAAGGCAAGGGGCTCGGGCACGAGTTCCTGCGGCACGTGGAGCGGTGCGACATGCTCGTCCACGTCATCGACTGCGCCACCATGGAGCCCGGGCGCGATCCGATCACGGATTACGAGGTGATCGAGGCGGAGCTGCGGGCGTACGGGAAACTCGACGACCGGCCGCGGATCGTCGTGCTCAACAAGGCCGATGTGCCGGACGCGCGGGAGCTGGCCGAAATGGTCACGCCCGAGTTCGAGGAGCGGGGGCTGCAGGTCTTCACGATCTCGGCGGCCACGCATGACGGGCTGCGGGAGCTCACGTTCGCCATGGGCGAGTGGGTGGCGGCCGCGCGGGCCAACAAGCCGATCGAGGAGCCGACGCGGCTCGTGATCCGGCCCAAGCAGCTCGGCGACACCGGGTTCCGGGTACGCCGGGTCAACGAAAACCTGTTCCAGGTCACTGGTGAGAAGCCGGAACGGTGGATCAGGCAGACGGACTTCACCAACGACGAGGCGGTCGGGTACCTCGCGGATCGGCTGGAGCGGCTCGGGGTCGAGGAGGAGCTCGCCAAGGCAGGTGCCACCGCGGGGGCCGAGGTGGTCATCGGGTCGATGGAGGGCGGGTACGTCTTCGACTGGCAGCCCACGCTGAACGCCGAGTCGATCCATCGCGGGCCGCGCGGCTCCGACAACCGGCTCGGCTAG
- the proB gene encoding glutamate 5-kinase — MREQISSASKVVVKVGSSSLTTSQGMIDVDRVDALVDVLAARRRTGTQLILVSSGAIAAGLGPLGLSARPRDLATQQAAASVGQGVLVARYTSSFARYGLRVGQVLLTADDMMRRAHHVNAQRTLTRLLELGIVPIVNENDTVATDEIRFGDNDRLAALVSHLIRADALVLLSDVDALYDGPPSRGGARRLAEIRGAEDLAGVELGRNGASVGTGGMVTKVQAARIATGAGVPVVLTAAAHAAQALSGADVGTYFHPGGRHPGTRLLWLAHATTGRGRLHLDQGAVEAIVTRRKSLLPAGVTSVEGEFAAGDPVDLCGPQGLVVARGLVNFDAVEIPDLLGRSTRELASALGPEYERELIHRDDIVILEAHS; from the coding sequence GTGCGGGAACAGATCAGCTCAGCGTCGAAGGTCGTTGTCAAGGTCGGCTCCTCCTCGCTCACCACCTCCCAGGGAATGATCGACGTCGATCGTGTGGACGCCCTGGTGGACGTGCTGGCGGCGCGGCGCCGTACCGGGACGCAGCTCATCCTGGTCTCCTCCGGGGCGATCGCGGCGGGCCTCGGCCCGCTCGGGCTGAGCGCGCGACCGCGCGACCTCGCCACCCAGCAGGCGGCCGCGTCGGTCGGCCAGGGTGTGCTGGTGGCCCGCTACACCTCCTCCTTCGCCCGGTACGGCCTGCGCGTCGGCCAGGTCCTGCTGACCGCCGACGACATGATGCGGCGCGCCCACCACGTCAACGCCCAGCGCACGCTGACCCGGCTGCTGGAGCTGGGCATCGTGCCGATCGTCAACGAAAACGACACCGTCGCCACGGACGAGATCCGCTTCGGCGACAACGACCGGCTGGCAGCGCTGGTGTCGCACCTGATCAGGGCGGACGCGCTGGTGCTGCTGTCGGACGTGGACGCGCTCTACGATGGCCCGCCCAGCCGGGGAGGGGCGCGCCGGCTGGCCGAGATCCGCGGTGCCGAGGACCTGGCAGGGGTCGAGCTGGGGAGGAACGGCGCGAGCGTCGGCACCGGCGGCATGGTCACCAAGGTGCAGGCCGCCAGGATCGCCACCGGGGCCGGTGTCCCCGTGGTGCTCACCGCGGCCGCTCACGCGGCCCAGGCGCTGAGCGGTGCAGACGTCGGCACCTACTTCCACCCGGGCGGCCGTCACCCCGGCACGCGCCTGCTGTGGCTCGCGCACGCCACCACGGGGCGCGGCCGGCTCCACCTCGACCAGGGCGCGGTCGAGGCCATCGTGACGCGCCGCAAGTCGCTGCTGCCGGCCGGGGTGACGTCCGTGGAGGGTGAGTTCGCGGCAGGCGATCCCGTGGACCTGTGCGGACCCCAGGGGCTCGTGGTGGCCCGCGGGCTGGTCAACTTCGACGCCGTCGAGATCCCTGACCTGCTCGGACGCTCCACGAGAGAGCTGGCGAGCGCCCTCGGTCCGGAATATGAACGCGAGCTGATCCACCGTGACGACATCGTCATACTGGAAGCCCACAGCTGA